The following proteins are co-located in the Silene latifolia isolate original U9 population chromosome 1, ASM4854445v1, whole genome shotgun sequence genome:
- the LOC141600296 gene encoding cytochrome P450 94A2-like, with product MFTTNGDAWKLQRTIASHGFSSKYLHRYVDNFLDLELTTRLIPLLTEAAKNKKVYDLQDLLKRFAFDNICMSSFGHDPGYLSPSLPNDRFSEAFDEAVMISEMRYRAIHPITWKLCRFFNIGYEKKLKEDIQIMQDFGRSVVKPVKERIISSKSEENKLRNILERLLKYDPNLTDKYLVDMVNATILAGRDTTSASLTWFFWVLHKNKRAEQEIVKEIETKRANNANIEHQHQHQQQHHDSFEEIKDMVYTHAALCESMRIYPPIAINFREATTDDVLPDGTKVTKGTSVGYVPYAMGRMEKLWGPDWAEFRPERWLKEEMDPVSGEKKWRFVPRDPYSFPVFHAGPRICLGKDMAFMQMKRVVTGVLERFRVVPVFEEGFEPVYVVSLTAIMQGGFPVRFEERK from the coding sequence ATGTTTACTACTAATGGTGATGCATGGAAATTACAAAGAACTATTGCTAGTCATGGATTTAGTTCCAAGTATTTGCATCGTTACGTCGATAATTTCCTCGATTTGGAACTTACGACGAGACTTATTCCGTTGTTAACGGAAGCCGCGAAGAATAAGAAAGTATATGATTTACAAGATTTGCTTAAGAGGTTTGCGTTTGATAATATTTGCATGAGTTCATTTGGTCATGATCCTGGCTATTTGTCACCGTCGTTGCCGAACGATCGATTTTCCGAGGCGTTTGACGAGGCGGTGATGATTAGCGAAATGAGGTACAGAGCAATTCATCCAATTACTTGGAAACTTTGTAGGTTTTTTAACATTGGTTATGAAAAAAAGCTTAAGGAAGATATTCAAATCATGCAAGATTTCGGAAGGTCCGTCGTTAAACCCGTAAAAGAACgtattatttcttcgaaatccgAAGAAAATAAACTTAGGAATATCTTAGAGAGACTCCTTAAATATGACCCGAACCTGACTGATAAATACCTAGTCGATATGGTGAACGCGACCATTTTAGCTGGTCGCGACACCACATCGGCCTCGTTAACATGGTTCTTTTGGGTCCTCCATAAGAATAAACGAGCCGAACAAGAAATTGTTAAGGAGATCGAAACCAAAAGGGCGAATAACGCTAATATTGAGCACCAGCACCAGCACCAACAACAGCACCACGACTCGTTCGAGGAAATTAAGGACATGGTATATACTCATGCCGCATTATGCGAAAGCATGAGGATATATCCACCGATAGCGATCAATTTCCGCGAAGCGACAACTGATGATGTTTTGCCAGATGGTACTAAGGTGACTAAGGGTACGTCCGTAGGGTACGTACCCTATGCAATGGGGAGAATGGAGAAGCTTTGGGGCCCGGATTGGGCCGAGTTTCGGCCCGAGAGGTGGTTGAAGGAGGAAATGGACCCGGTATCCGGGGAGAAGAAATGGAGGTTCGTGCCACGTGACCCGTATTCGTTTCCGGTTTTTCATGCCGGGCCTCGGATTTGTCTTGGTAAGGATATGGCGTTTATGCAAATGAAGAGGGTTGTGACAGGAGTTTTAGAGAGGTTTAGGGTGGTTCCGGTTTTCGAGGAAGGGTTCGAGCCGGTTTACGTTGTGTCGTTGACGGCCATCATGCAAGGTGGTTTTCCGGTTAGGTTCGAAGAGAGGAAGTGA